A region from the Perca fluviatilis chromosome 16, GENO_Pfluv_1.0, whole genome shotgun sequence genome encodes:
- the LOC120543918 gene encoding leukocyte cell-derived chemotaxin-2-like isoform X1: MRLLVRVCFIATLLVCYVLLSCALEHEKRNSEEFQSPDKNAESSIKVMRNYTTANDGRRKAAAPRKKVKKTGSKRSSMGPKSDITCTRMGGICQSGRYICQGRYLKDKCSRAPTRQCCMPVAAWSVLCAGHHNNRVRACDTHGCGAFNANRGNYLHKAVDLVCDDYGIVSAPFSGSLAGPVSRKEPAGNQFDGVKLVNDVHCVKIFNIRPYRYMGPVAQGEALGYLLPLQDRFSGITSHLELQMCDGTDPSPFI, translated from the exons ATGAGACTGCTGGTGAGGGTCTGTTTCATTGCAACTCTGCTAGTATGct ATGTCCTGTTAAGTTGTGCTTTAGAACATGAAAAGAGGAACAGCGAAGAATTCCAAAGCCCTGACAAGAACGCTGAGAGCAGCATCAAGGTGATGAGAAACTATACAACGGCAAATGACGGGAGACGTAAGGCAGCGGCTCCAAGGAAAAAGGTCAAGAAGACAGGAAGTAAGAGATCTTCCATGGGACCAAAAAGTGACATTACCTGCACCAGAATGGGAGGCATCTGCCAGTCTGGCCGATACATCTGCCAAGGCAGATACCTAAAGGACAAGTGTTCAAGGGCCCCGACGCGGCAGTGTTGTATGCCAG TTGCAGCCTGGAGTGTCCTTTGTGCTGGTCACCACAACAACAGAGTGAGGGCCTGCGATACGCATGGCTGTGGAGCTTTCAACGCCAACAG AGGTAATTACCTACATAAAGCAGTGGACCTGGTGTGTGATGACTATGGCATTGTCAGCGCTCCATTCTCAGGCTCTTTGGCGGGTCCAGTGAGTCGGAAAGAGCCCGCTGGGAATCAGTTTGATGGGGTCAAACTTGTCAATGATG TGCACTGTGTGAAGATCTTCAACATCCGTCCTTACCGTTACATGGGCCCAGTGGCTCAGGGAGAAGCCTTGGGCTATCTGTTGCCGCTGCAGGATCGCTTCTCCGGCATCACATCACACCTGGAGCTGCAAATGTGTGACGGCACTGACCCTTCACCTTTCATATGA
- the LOC120543918 gene encoding leukocyte cell-derived chemotaxin-2-like isoform X2, whose protein sequence is MRNYTTANDGRRKAAAPRKKVKKTGSKRSSMGPKSDITCTRMGGICQSGRYICQGRYLKDKCSRAPTRQCCMPVAAWSVLCAGHHNNRVRACDTHGCGAFNANRGNYLHKAVDLVCDDYGIVSAPFSGSLAGPVSRKEPAGNQFDGVKLVNDVHCVKIFNIRPYRYMGPVAQGEALGYLLPLQDRFSGITSHLELQMCDGTDPSPFI, encoded by the exons ATGAGAAACTATACAACGGCAAATGACGGGAGACGTAAGGCAGCGGCTCCAAGGAAAAAGGTCAAGAAGACAGGAAGTAAGAGATCTTCCATGGGACCAAAAAGTGACATTACCTGCACCAGAATGGGAGGCATCTGCCAGTCTGGCCGATACATCTGCCAAGGCAGATACCTAAAGGACAAGTGTTCAAGGGCCCCGACGCGGCAGTGTTGTATGCCAG TTGCAGCCTGGAGTGTCCTTTGTGCTGGTCACCACAACAACAGAGTGAGGGCCTGCGATACGCATGGCTGTGGAGCTTTCAACGCCAACAG AGGTAATTACCTACATAAAGCAGTGGACCTGGTGTGTGATGACTATGGCATTGTCAGCGCTCCATTCTCAGGCTCTTTGGCGGGTCCAGTGAGTCGGAAAGAGCCCGCTGGGAATCAGTTTGATGGGGTCAAACTTGTCAATGATG TGCACTGTGTGAAGATCTTCAACATCCGTCCTTACCGTTACATGGGCCCAGTGGCTCAGGGAGAAGCCTTGGGCTATCTGTTGCCGCTGCAGGATCGCTTCTCCGGCATCACATCACACCTGGAGCTGCAAATGTGTGACGGCACTGACCCTTCACCTTTCATATGA